A window of Methylocystis sp. IM3 contains these coding sequences:
- a CDS encoding sensor histidine kinase → MMWAMALTSVVLVPLAGVIGSPSTTESAHSVMWTNRAFVTMGILATAFIIDKRQQADHELREAIRARDIYLMTLAHELRNPLATLRNSLAVMQRTGVNAPGSLLEIMDRQATSLVRLVDDLLEVSRIKGGKIDLRPELVDLSQIVRSAVEANKPSIEQAGQSVLFTTEPETPTIQADPVRLSQVFTNLLDKASKFTPAGGCIDVSIKHQGDYLVTTVRDDGRGISPEALPTIFELFKQAEDSICPSGLGIGLALVKQIVELHHGFIETRSDGVDKGSEFIISLPVA, encoded by the coding sequence ATGATGTGGGCCATGGCTCTCACCAGCGTCGTTCTTGTGCCGCTCGCCGGCGTTATTGGCTCTCCATCGACAACAGAGTCGGCGCATTCTGTCATGTGGACTAACCGTGCCTTTGTAACCATGGGCATATTAGCCACTGCCTTCATAATCGATAAACGCCAACAGGCCGACCACGAATTGCGAGAGGCGATACGTGCCCGGGACATATATCTTATGACGCTCGCTCATGAACTTCGAAACCCGCTTGCGACTCTCCGCAATAGTCTCGCCGTTATGCAGAGGACCGGCGTCAATGCGCCCGGAAGCCTGCTCGAAATCATGGACCGGCAGGCAACCAGTCTTGTCAGATTGGTTGATGACTTACTGGAAGTCTCTCGCATCAAAGGTGGGAAGATTGACCTACGCCCTGAGCTGGTTGATTTATCTCAGATTGTTCGGAGTGCAGTGGAAGCCAATAAGCCGTCAATTGAACAAGCTGGCCAAAGTGTTCTCTTCACCACTGAGCCAGAGACGCCCACAATTCAAGCGGACCCGGTCCGTCTATCCCAAGTCTTCACCAATCTTCTCGACAAGGCCTCTAAGTTCACCCCGGCAGGCGGCTGCATCGATGTGTCTATCAAGCATCAAGGTGATTACCTTGTAACCACGGTTCGAGATGATGGGCGGGGCATTTCTCCAGAGGCTCTGCCGACCATATTCGAGTTATTCAAGCAGGCAGAAGACTCAATATGTCCATCGGGACTGGGCATCGGCCTCGCCCTTGTGAAGCAGATTGTCGAGCTTCATCATGGATTCATTGAAACTCGGAGTGACGGCGTTGATAAAGGCAGTGAGTTTATCATTAGCCTTCCAGTAGCATGA